The sequence GGAGACTGGGAAACATACCTACCTGTTGGAATACGGAGTGAGCCTAAAAGATTTGATTATTTACATACCGGATGGTGTGACCTACTGCGGTGCGATTCTGAAGCGGCTAAAAATTCTTTTATGGACCTGGAGAGGTCCGATTGTGGAACAGGTGAAGCTGGCTGTACCTCCCCTGGAGCGATCGGGGGGAGTCGAACGCTAATGGATCCTGATACCCAATACTAGATGATAACCGTAAAGACGCACAGATAAGCAGTGTCTGAATTGGGAACACCAGGAGGAATGCATTTAAACCGTAATCACAGTTTTTTCTTGAATATACTAGGCTCCACACTCCGATGTGATCCAAAGGTTAAGAGATGTTTACGCCAGGAATCTGCTTAGTCTTTAAATACACACACTGTGGATTTCAAGCATaagtatttatatttatttggtCACTTATGGGTTAAGAGCACGGAGGCTTGTAAAGATTTTTTGCACAGATGGACACTAATTTCTCCCAATAAGGAAAAGGGGAGTTCATACTTGATGGACACTGAAGAACACCAATCACAGACCGTTCTGGATCTGATGGACTTTGTAAATCACCTATCATATGTATTTGTAAATAGAGCACTTTTGTATAAAGTTGTAGAGATTGCACTTAATCACTGAGCTTGAAAAAGACCGTGTGAgacggttgaaacgtcgctttattttgctgtgctgcattatGTGAATAAATTACACGTTTGAACACTGAAGTTCTTGGAGTGCTGTTGGAATCTgtttggatatctatctatctatctatctatctatctatctatctatctatctatctatctatccatctatcttctatctatctcctatctatctgatcACATTCTTTGCATAGTTCAGTTATAAAGTTCTGTATCAAGATCAAACAAGGAGCGTGCCCACCATCCCTAAAGGAAGTATGTGTTTACCAAATACAAGAAATGTTAAATAGAATTTGGAAGGGAAATGGATTCTCCCAAGGACAGATAAGAGTTCATAGAGAAACACTACAATAAGCTGAATAACTACAATACAAAGCAAAACCACCGCAAACCAAAGCATGCCAGTGTTTACCGAGAGCTCTTCCTCTCTAGGCAATGACTTCTTAAGAAGACTATGAGAAAAGCTTTCCACCTGCCAAGAAAACAATTATTTTGTTTCTGCATTTTTATCACCAAAAATTTGTTTTAGGTGAATTCCTTCCATTTCTATGAGTTTAATGATTTAGACAAGATGTGAAAAATATACTGTCGAAAATGTAGGCTGCCTGCACAgtggggtctaactactatatagaggcttCGCAGAAAgaactaactactatataggggctttacagagaggcctaactactatataggggctgcacagagaggcctaactactatataggggcttcacagagaggcctaactactatataggggcttcgcagagaggcctaactactatataggggctgcacagagaggcctaactactatataggggctgcacagagaggcctaactactatataggggcttcacagacaggcctaactactatatagaagctgcacagagaggtataactactatataggggctgcacagagaggtataactactatataggggctgcacagagaggtctaactactatataggggatgcatagagagatctaactactatataggggctgcacagagaggtataactactatataagggctgcACAGGGAggtctaactactatgtggggacaacaatggggcataactactatataaaACCTATCTTTTGGGTCTGTTCAAAGTGGCACTTGTTAGCAAGTACAgtgcctgcaaaaaaaaaaaatactcattaGGGAATATCACAGGGATATACACAGGGATGCCAAAAAGAGTAAAAGCCAAGGGTCTCCACCACCCCAAGGCCTGTGTCAACTTCCAAACAGGCTCTGATACTTGGCTTAAAAACCTACATGCTGCGCAGTTATATGATGGGGGATGAGTgaccaggaagaggagagaaacagcgctcgtttacaggtattatcgggcccccatcagcccgtgtagtACCACCCTTagtcctgctcctcatatacatacacagcacagcccaTCCTGAAAAGTCATCGGAAATGATAGATACACTTTAATGGGACATCACTATTCCTATGAGAGCAGACAGAAGTAACAATATGTGACTATTACTTTGGTTCTCAGTGCTTGGGATTGTTCCATCAGCAGTCCGGTCATCTTGTCTCCCTCTGTCTGTACTCGTGCCATCTCCAAGTTCTGTGGCTGCTCAGTGGCGGCTTCTTTGGAACCAAATCTATCAAAACGATCATCTGCAAAGTGACCAGAATTAGTCAATTGTTTGTAAAACCAACGACTAACCATGTAGCGAttggagctgcagttacacatggccattcccctttaagaaatggtTATACAGTACCTCGAAGTCCACTGGAAACAACTTCTCTTGTGTTCGGTACTTGGGCATTTGAAGGAAGACATCCCAAAGCTGGGGGAGACACAGTCTTGGCTTTGCTATTAAAATCATAATCTACTAAAaccttaaagaaaaagaaaaaactgttatTGTAAATAATTTTTGCTTGAGCCCATTTCACAAATCTGAGAAGCCAAGAGGGCTCGCCCAATCTGGTTATAAGGACGTAAGGATTTCAACATGTCTAATCCataattgtttgtgtggccctcaGCTGTCAGCCCCACATCTTCTATTacgcagggagatgtgcagctgacagctgaATATTATCATTTTAGGATAAATAGATATATAGGTATCCCAGgctggtttacattcacttactgtagatttaccaaccacatctgcctatttctgacctgtttcttttttttctcttatcctggataacccccttaagtaCACTTCTTGAACATTACACTAGGATCATTGCACACTCACCTGTTCACGCCATTGGTCTAAAAACGTATCTTCTTTCACTAGTCCTGGTTGCATGGAATCAAGGATATCTTGGATAAGAAATGATTGTCCTATTAGATTGGTAGAAGTTGCTGCTTTCTTTACCGTAGGATTTGGCTTAGCCACATTGTCACCTTTAGGGATTTTCACTTTTGGGGCGACTTTGGAAAAATCAGGAAGTTTGTAATGAACCTGTCCCTGGCCGTATTTCATTTCATATGAGGGTCGTCTGTGTGGGTCATAAGCTGGTGACTTACTCTCCTTGTTCTCTTCATCAGTAGGACACTCTTCTTCTTCCACGTTCTCCTGTATAACCTCACGTCCATTGTCTTCATCAGTAGGGCACTCATCTTCTTCCATGTTCTCCTGTATAACTTCACGTCCATTGTCTTCATCAGGAAGAAACTCATCCTCTTCCACGTTCTTCTGTATAAGCTCAGGTTCATTGTCTTCATCAGTAGGACACTCTTCTTCTTCCACCTTCTCCTGTATAAGGTCACGTCCGTCATCATTATCAGTAGCATTCTCATCTTCTTCCACATTCTCCTGTAGAAGCTCACGTCCGTTGACTTTATCAGTAGGAAACTCATCTTCAATGTTCTCCTGTATAAGCTCACGTCCATTGTCTTCATCAGTAGGATACTCATCTTCTTCCACCTTCTCCTGTATAAGTTCACGTCCAATGTCTTCATAAGTAGGACACTCATCTTCTTCCATGTTCTTCTGTATAAGTTTACGTCCGTTGTCTTTATCAGTAGGATACTCATCTTCTTCAACATTTTCCTGTATAAGCTCCCGTCCATTGTCTTCATCAGGAGTAAACTCATCCTCTTCTACGTTCTCCTGTACAAGCTCCCATCCATTGTCTTCATTGTTCCCTTTTTCATCCATATCGGAATTGGACTCGTTGGTCATGCTTTCTCTTCTATACATTTCCAAGTATTCCTCTTTAAATgcctcttctctttcttcttcttcatcatcatcgtAAAGACATCCGTTAAGTTTGACGTCACTGCTTTCTTCTTCTGCTTCCTCAAAGCTTTCGACCATGGATATTTCTGGCATCGTCTCGTAATGGATAAATTCACAAGGATTGATGAGATTCTCTTTAGTGATGTGACGTAGAAGAACATCCGGGATTATTGTCGGGTTAGGAAATAACTTTTCCCGCTCTGTCTCTTCTTCGTCCTGAGTTATAGGTTTGGAAATTGTCTCAGACAAGCTGAACAAGTCGCTGCTATCCAGGGAGTAAAGAGCCTCATCATTGGTGGTGGATTGTATCGTAGTAGATTGTATTGGGCTATTACCAGGTTGACTTTTCTCAATACTAATCAGGGCCTGATGGAGATCATAAGGGTTGCTTGTCTTGTCTACTTCATCTTCCTGTAAACTTGGAACCAGATAGCACTCAAGGATTCCATCATACGGCAGGTCTTCCTGTTCATCGTCAGTAGTATCACTGGCCTGATGACCCAGTGAATCTCTGCGTTCGCCCGACGGCTTTTGAGAAACATTGCTATCTTCTTCAGAATCCTCCATCAGGGAGTGCGCTATTTTTTGAAAATTTTaccctgaaaaaaacaaacacaagacTACTTATACAATGTCACCGTCCTCTTTTGAAGTATACATGAGGTTGACCTAAAAACTTTTCAGCAGAGAGTTAACTGCTATTGAAAGGGATGGTCACATTTGCAAAATGACTTTATTAGGCTTTAGgattgtaaaattaaaggggttacccagcgttagaaaaacatggcc is a genomic window of Dendropsophus ebraccatus isolate aDenEbr1 chromosome 4, aDenEbr1.pat, whole genome shotgun sequence containing:
- the AKNAD1 gene encoding protein AKNAD1; this encodes MEDSEEDSNVSQKPSGERRDSLGHQASDTTDDEQEDLPYDGILECYLVPSLQEDEVDKTSNPYDLHQALISIEKSQPGNSPIQSTTIQSTTNDEALYSLDSSDLFSLSETISKPITQDEEETEREKLFPNPTIIPDVLLRHITKENLINPCEFIHYETMPEISMVESFEEAEEESSDVKLNGCLYDDDEEEEREEAFKEEYLEMYRRESMTNESNSDMDEKGNNEDNGWELVQENVEEDEFTPDEDNGRELIQENVEEDEYPTDKDNGRKLIQKNMEEDECPTYEDIGRELIQEKVEEDEYPTDEDNGRELIQENIEDEFPTDKVNGRELLQENVEEDENATDNDDGRDLIQEKVEEEECPTDEDNEPELIQKNVEEDEFLPDEDNGREVIQENMEEDECPTDEDNGREVIQENVEEEECPTDEENKESKSPAYDPHRRPSYEMKYGQGQVHYKLPDFSKVAPKVKIPKGDNVAKPNPTVKKAATSTNLIGQSFLIQDILDSMQPGLVKEDTFLDQWREQVLVDYDFNSKAKTVSPPALGCLPSNAQVPNTREVVSSGLRDDRFDRFGSKEAATEQPQNLEMARVQTEGDKMTGLLMEQSQALRTKVFQSLKSCLETLEIDYLSTKEKHRDLQLQVYRTGSQTVGDFDIQRDVEGQIFRLGMLLEDIREQINKSQENDDESATSTTSSEAHVLSPSEETDNIQDLDTSNADNVVTWSPNSTRETQILHDSMEKEAVDSPHQPCLHPDTSSTGTREDGPDPPLSDHSPVNSVGQPARKGAAVISSDIVPFIRSNQVFKSEMPNSLSQVEDLEDWILAEDSDYFDEGEIIGKLKKDNGKCSPHLRFRENEMRKTQRKFRKPKHTAILVQENDADLDWANCNGTQDSVSSEWLVPSHSGLFRCSSKSSISDRMESYKASSGSLCKRYSNGRATSAERHRNLLNPDTATKEYPKQTSSWPSRLALSVQNQSRPSSRLHPVHSTISHYVPSSRSSSRSSCHSQLTNSTVSTLQRKSWKNVRPNDLDYRDSKILNYVLDNALRTAQKMQKTSERMVQKLALDLVNRSSYNV